The following are encoded in a window of Panicum virgatum strain AP13 chromosome 5N, P.virgatum_v5, whole genome shotgun sequence genomic DNA:
- the LOC120671927 gene encoding conserved oligomeric Golgi complex subunit 1-like, with product MPAAAVQGGGGGGGGAADAEELFRTKRIPEIRAAEGATRREISAKEEELRQLVGRSYRDLLDSADSILLIKQSSDSISDNLSRISGSLSSLSPPPEPSPAASAASPSPSAGGRARLYALAARAKYLVDTPEHIWGRLDEGLLLEAAGRYLRAQVVHGRLSRDATAAARFPLLTHQAQLVEAFRPQIAQRARERLADRRLPVAAHADALAAVAAIDAPSLAPPQALLLFLTSRRAWITQALTGLASDLSSYTSVLCDVARIVRITLGHVGQLFLPALSDMPLFFKTVLEKTPPEQLFGGLPDPDEEARLWKEHMNQLEATMVLLEPDAVAQACTDWLKECCAETFGVIAGGQKLVDAIESGELLGSVQRLVRDALDGRDGLEGSLEQWLKSVFGSEIESPWDQIRGLILKDSKDIFEDWMEEAFVRRMKDILHSELDSLGASVNVKESIDSIGANFDPKDVGDFLAYLQKSSKGGGFWFSESKIKKGGVLAHLKPIADENDFHSCLTSYFGPEVSRIRNAIDSKCKSILDDLLSFVESHNAAPRLKELVPYLQEKCYRTISGVLKELEAELRKLSALLGTKKEDNDIPAASVIAERALFIGRLLFALRYHSSHVPLILGSPREWVKEAGGAAFARLSSPTPRHSRASFDSSMSFTPRRRTFDSPRSPGMQISDSPRKQTIAAAVSLFGADDRSNPRLDELYKTLQSLCIMAHSVWISWVSTELSHILSYDLNKDDSLSSSTPLRGWEVTIIKQEETAEGSLEMKIALPSMPSLYIISFLYQACLEIHKVGGHILDRIILHNFAWELLQKVINIYETFLVSIESGNSRVSEKGVLQILLDLRFIGDVLSGGKSSSSNTTETQTKQDSLPSTITKSSFRRKQSQSHADPAAIEPINKLISKLSHRLDPIDWATYEPYLWENEKQSYKRYVVLFGFLVQLNHLYTGTVQKLPTKSNTDSNIMRCSQVPRFKYLPISAPAISSRPHKSSLQSPSGDNASKGPWKSYSNGDRSTTPEFDDNASLGAAPLLKSFVTQVGSKFGENTSRWGSMLSDGQVGKLSDILPGPAAGFFSSFTSGVRYDS from the exons ATGCCTGCGGCGGCcgtccaaggcggcggcggcggcggcggcggcgcggccgacgccgaggagctGTTCCGCACCAAGCGCATACCGGAGATccgcgcggcggagggcgcCACCCGCCGCGAGATCTCCGCCAAGGAGGAGGAGCTCCGGCAGCTCGTCGGCCGCAGCTACCGCGACCTGCTCGACTCCGCGGACTCCATCCTCCTCATCAAGCAGTCCTCCGACTCCATCTCCGACAACCTCTCCCGTatctccggctccctctcgtcgctctcgccgccgcccgagccctccccggccgcgagcgccgcctcgccgtccccgTCCGCTGGCGGGCGCGCGAGGCTCTACGCGCTTGCCGCGCGCGCCAAGTACCTGGTCGACACGCCCGAGCACATCTGGGGCCGGCTCGACGAGGGCCTCCTCctggaggcggcggggcggtACCTGCGGGCTCAGGTCGTGCACGGGCGGCTCTCCCGcgacgccacggccgccgcgcggTTCCCGCTCCTCACGCACCAGGCGCAGCTCGTGGAGGCGTTCCGGCCGCAGATCGCCCAGCGCGCGCGCGAGCGCCTCGccgaccgccgcctccccgtaGCGGCCCACGCTGACGCGCTCGCGGCCGTGGCTGCGATCGACGCGCCGTCGCTCGCCCCGCCCCAGGCGCTCCTTCTCTTCCTTACCTCGCGCCGCGCGTGGATCACCCAAGCCCTAACGGGGCTCGCCTCGGATCTGTCATCGTACACCTCCGTGCTGTGCGATGTCGCGAGGATCGTGCGTATCACGCTTGGCCACGTTGGGCAGTTGTTTTTGCCTGCGCTCAGTGATATGCCGCTGTTCTTCAAGACTGTGCTCGAGAAGACGCCACCTGAGCAGCTATTCGGCGGCCTCCCAGACCCTGATGAGGAAGCACGGCTGTGGAAGGAGCACATGAACCAGCTTGAAGCTACAATGGTGCTGCTTGAGCCAGATGCTGTAGCACAGGCCTGTACAGATTGGCTCAAGGAATGTTGTGCTGAAACTTTTGGTGTCATTGCTGGGGGCCAAAAGTTGGTTGATGCCATTGAGAGTGGGGAGCTACTTGGATCAGTGCAAAGGCTTGTGCGTGATGCGCTAGATGGGAGGGATGGGTTGGAGGGGAGTTTGGAACAGTGGCTGAAGAGCGTCTTTGGGTCAGAAATTGAATCGCCATGGGATCAGATCCGTGGATTGATTTTGAAGGACAGCAAGGATATTTTTGAGGATTGGATGGAGGAAGCATTTGTGCGGCGGATGAAGGATATTTTGCATTCAGAGCTTGATAGTTTGGGTGCAAGTGTTAATGTGAAGGAATCAATTGATTCTattggtgccaattttgatcCAAAGGATGTTGGAGATTTCCTTGCATACCTGCAGAAGTCGTCAAAGGGCGGTGGTTTCTGGTTCTCAGAGTCTAAGATCAAGAAAGGAGGAGTTTTGGCACACTTGAAACCAATTGCTGATGAGAATGATTTCCATAGCTGCCTAACCTCATATTTTGGGCCAGAAGTTAGTCGGATCAGGAATGCAATTGACAGCAAATGCAAGAGTATTCTGGATGATCTGTTAAGCTTTGTGGAGTCACATAATGCAGCCCCAAGACTAAAGGAATTAGTGCCATACCTCCAGGAGAAATGCTATAGGACCATCTCGGGAGTACTGAAAGAATTAGAAGCTGAGCTTAGAAAGCTCTCTGCTTTGTTGGGGACCAAAAAGGAGGATAATGACATACCTGCAGCATCTGTTATAGCGGAGAGGGCTCTATTCATTGGTCGTCTGTTGTTTGCGCTGAGATACCACTCAAGCCATGTACCCCTGATATTAGGCTCTCCAAGGGAGTGGGTGAAGGAGGCTGGTGGTGCAGCATTCGCCAGGTTGTCATCACCTACTCCAAGACACTCTAGGGCATCTTTTGATTCTTCAATGTCTTTTACCCCCAGAAGACGCACATTTGACAGCCCTAGGAGTCCTGGAATGCAAATATCGGATAGCCCCAGGAAACAAACTATTGCTGCCGCTGTATCTTTATTTGGTGCTGATGATAGATCCAACCCTAGACTCGATGAACTTTACAAGACCCTGCAGTCGCTTTGCATCATGGCTCATAGTGTATGGATATCTTGGGTGTCCACTGAATTATCTCATATTCTTTCATATGATCTCAATAAAGATGATTCACTATCCTCTTCAACTCCTTTGAGG GGTTGGGAAGTCACAATCATCAAACAAGAGGAAACAGCGGAGGGCTCCTTGGAGATGAAAATAGCTCTTCCATCAATGCCTTCATTGTATATCATTTCCTTTCTTTATCAAGCATGTTTGGAGATTCATAAAGTTGGAGGGCACATCCTGGACAGAATTATCTTGCATAATTTTGCATGGGAGCTACTACAGAAG GTCATTAATATTTATGAAACATTCCTTGTATCTATTGAATCGGGGAATTCTCGAGTTTCTGAGAAAGGAGTTCTGCAAATACTGCTAGACCTGCGTTTCATTGGTGATGTCCTATCAGGAGGCAAAAGTTCTTCCAGCAACACTACTGAAACACAGACAAAACAGGATTCTTTACCAAGCACCATCACCAAGTCTTCCTTCAGGAGAAAACAGTCACAATCACATGCAGACCCAGCTGCCATAGAGCCGATAAACAAGTTAATCAGTAAGCTCTCGCATAGATTGGATCCAATAGACTGGGCCAC GTATGAACCTTACCTCTGGGAGAACGAGAAGCAATCTTACAAGCGTTATGTTGTTCTTTTTGGTTTTTTGGTCCAATTGAATCACTTGTACACTGGTACTGTACAAAAGTTACCAACAAAGTCAAATACAGATTCAAATATCATGAGGTGCTCTCAGGTTCCAAGATTCAAGTACCTACCGATCAG TGCCCCAGCTATATCATCAAGACCACACAAATCATCACTACAGTCACCATCTGGTGACAATGCCTCGAAAGGTCCTTGGAAATCATATTCAAATGGTGATAGATCTACCACACCAGAATTTGATGATAATGCTAGTCTTGGTGCTGCTCCATTGCTTAAATCATTTGTTACTCAG GTCGGGAGCAAATTTGGGGAGAACACATCCAGATGGGGGTCCATGCTCTCTGATGGCCAGGTCGGTAAGCTAAGTGACATTCTTCCGGGACCAGCAGCTgggtttttctcttctttcacATCGGGAGTTCGATATGATTCATAG